The following coding sequences lie in one Oncorhynchus kisutch isolate 150728-3 linkage group LG27, Okis_V2, whole genome shotgun sequence genomic window:
- the LOC109865349 gene encoding dol-P-Man:Man(5)GlcNAc(2)-PP-Dol alpha-1,3-mannosyltransferase isoform X1 — MAGGVKKKSSPGPLSRVWATLRKLWQEKHLILFQAEYTILVASVLWFLEIGINIWVIQKVAYTEIDWKAYMDEVEGVINGTYDYTQLKGDTGPLVYPAGFVYIFTALYYVTNHGVNIRLAQYLFAVFYLLTLLLVFRIYHRTKKVPPYVFFFVCCASYRIHSIFVLRLFNDPVAMMMLFGAVNFFLDGRWTLGCGLYSLAVSVKMNVLLFAPGLLFLLLSEFGLMRTIPKLSLCAAIQLLLGLPFLMENPIGYMTRAFDLGRQFMFTWTVNWRFLPEWLFLSRYFHLVLLAAHLLALLLFALRRWKRPEESIMELLKEPDKRVLLAQKLTSDQMVLILFTSNFIGMCFSRSLHYQFYVWYFHTLPFLLWSGGVKKLAHLLRVLILGLVELSWNTYPSTIYSSAALHLCHLIMLLSLWFAQPPARQGENAKSQ; from the exons ATGGCAGGAGGTGTGAAGAAAAAATCATCACCTGGTCCACTGTCTCGAGTGTGGGCGACACTTCGAAAACTATGGCAGGAGAAACATTTGATATTATTCCAGGCGGAGTACACAATACTGGTCGCCTCTGTTCTGTGGTTCCTGGAGATCGGAATAAACATATGGGTCATACAAAAAGTAGCAT ACACAGAGATCGACTGGAAGGCGTATATGGATGAGGTAGAGGGAGTCATCAACGGCACCTACGACTACACCCAGCTCAAAGGAGACACAGGCCCTCTGGT GTACCCAGCAGGGTTTGTGTACATCTTCACAGCGTTGTATTACGTTACCAACCATGGGGTGAATATCCGCCTGGCCCAGTATTTGTTCGCTGTCTTCTACCTGCTCACTCTGCTACTCGTCTTCAGGATATACCACCGCACCAAGAAG gttCCTCCCTATGTGTTCTTCTTTGTGTGCTGTGCCTCCTACCGGATCCACTCCATCTTCGTCCTGCGTCTTTTCAACGACCCCGTGGCCATGATGATGCTGTTTGGGGCCGTCAATTTTTTCTTGGACGGCCGCTGGACTTTGGGCTGCGGGCTCTACAG TTTAGCAGTGTCTGTGAAGATGAACGTGCTCCTGTTCGCCCCGGGCCTTCTCTTCTTGCTGCTGTCTGAATTTGGCCTGATGAGGACCATACCCAAGCTTTCTCTCTGTGCTGCCATCCAG tTGTTGCTGGGCCTACCCTTCCTGATGGAGAATCCAATTGGTTATATGACCCGGGCCTTTGACCTGGGTCGTCAGTTCATGTTCACATGGACAGTGAACTGGCGCTTCCTGCCGGAGTGGCTGTTCCTGAGTCGCTACTTCCACCTGGTGCTCCTGGCTGCCCACCTGCTAGCCCTGCTGCTATTTGCCCTGCGCCGCTGgaagag GCCTGAAGAGAGCATCATGGAACTGCTGAAGGAGCCAGACAAGAGAGTCCTCCTTGCACAGAAACTCACCTCAGATC AGATGGTGCTGATCCTCTTCACGTCTAACTTCATCGGCATGTGCTTCAGCCGCTCGCTGCACTACCAGTTTTATGTCTGGTACTTCCACACCCTACCCTTCCTGCTCTGGAGTGGAGGGGTCAAGAAGCTGGCTCACCTACTccg GGTTTTGATCCTGGGTCTGGTGGAGCTGTCATGGAACACCTACCCGTCTACCATATACAGCTCAGCAGCCCTCCACCTGTGTCACCTCATCATGCTGCTCTCCTTGTGGTTCGCCCAGCCCCCAGCCCGCCagggagagaatgccaagagccaGTAA
- the LOC109865349 gene encoding dol-P-Man:Man(5)GlcNAc(2)-PP-Dol alpha-1,3-mannosyltransferase isoform X2: MDEVEGVINGTYDYTQLKGDTGPLVYPAGFVYIFTALYYVTNHGVNIRLAQYLFAVFYLLTLLLVFRIYHRTKKVPPYVFFFVCCASYRIHSIFVLRLFNDPVAMMMLFGAVNFFLDGRWTLGCGLYSLAVSVKMNVLLFAPGLLFLLLSEFGLMRTIPKLSLCAAIQLLLGLPFLMENPIGYMTRAFDLGRQFMFTWTVNWRFLPEWLFLSRYFHLVLLAAHLLALLLFALRRWKRPEESIMELLKEPDKRVLLAQKLTSDQMVLILFTSNFIGMCFSRSLHYQFYVWYFHTLPFLLWSGGVKKLAHLLRVLILGLVELSWNTYPSTIYSSAALHLCHLIMLLSLWFAQPPARQGENAKSQ; encoded by the exons ATGGATGAGGTAGAGGGAGTCATCAACGGCACCTACGACTACACCCAGCTCAAAGGAGACACAGGCCCTCTGGT GTACCCAGCAGGGTTTGTGTACATCTTCACAGCGTTGTATTACGTTACCAACCATGGGGTGAATATCCGCCTGGCCCAGTATTTGTTCGCTGTCTTCTACCTGCTCACTCTGCTACTCGTCTTCAGGATATACCACCGCACCAAGAAG gttCCTCCCTATGTGTTCTTCTTTGTGTGCTGTGCCTCCTACCGGATCCACTCCATCTTCGTCCTGCGTCTTTTCAACGACCCCGTGGCCATGATGATGCTGTTTGGGGCCGTCAATTTTTTCTTGGACGGCCGCTGGACTTTGGGCTGCGGGCTCTACAG TTTAGCAGTGTCTGTGAAGATGAACGTGCTCCTGTTCGCCCCGGGCCTTCTCTTCTTGCTGCTGTCTGAATTTGGCCTGATGAGGACCATACCCAAGCTTTCTCTCTGTGCTGCCATCCAG tTGTTGCTGGGCCTACCCTTCCTGATGGAGAATCCAATTGGTTATATGACCCGGGCCTTTGACCTGGGTCGTCAGTTCATGTTCACATGGACAGTGAACTGGCGCTTCCTGCCGGAGTGGCTGTTCCTGAGTCGCTACTTCCACCTGGTGCTCCTGGCTGCCCACCTGCTAGCCCTGCTGCTATTTGCCCTGCGCCGCTGgaagag GCCTGAAGAGAGCATCATGGAACTGCTGAAGGAGCCAGACAAGAGAGTCCTCCTTGCACAGAAACTCACCTCAGATC AGATGGTGCTGATCCTCTTCACGTCTAACTTCATCGGCATGTGCTTCAGCCGCTCGCTGCACTACCAGTTTTATGTCTGGTACTTCCACACCCTACCCTTCCTGCTCTGGAGTGGAGGGGTCAAGAAGCTGGCTCACCTACTccg GGTTTTGATCCTGGGTCTGGTGGAGCTGTCATGGAACACCTACCCGTCTACCATATACAGCTCAGCAGCCCTCCACCTGTGTCACCTCATCATGCTGCTCTCCTTGTGGTTCGCCCAGCCCCCAGCCCGCCagggagagaatgccaagagccaGTAA